From one Brachypodium distachyon strain Bd21 chromosome 4, Brachypodium_distachyon_v3.0, whole genome shotgun sequence genomic stretch:
- the LOC100832361 gene encoding putative disease resistance protein RGA4 isoform X1, which translates to MAMVLDAFASYLQSLLTEMAAEEVHLLLGVSVEIDKLGDKLKDLKNFLADADRRYITDNSVQEWVGLLKRAMYDATDILDLCQLKAMEREASSLDAGCLNPLLFCIRNPFHAHDIGSRIKRLNKKLDSIKERSTAFGFINLGSYEDHCRNMHASNRGNPSRETSGELDRSGVVGEKMEEDTRALVEILLTEKEGYNKIMVVAIVGAGGIGKTTLAKKVFNDEAINAKFDKVIWLSVNQYFDKVELLRTAVTLAGGDQHSENALAVLQPALTAALTGKKLLLVMDDVWSHTAWGDVFETTLAYVAAQGSRILVTTRDERVARGMKGLRPYHRVDTLNDEDAWSLLKKQVVSSEKDGHEIDMLKDIGLQIVVKCGGLPLAVKVMGGLLCQKKRERSEWEMVLNDSIWSVSEMPEELNYAIYISYEDLPPSIKQCFLYYSLLPKNAVFLKSCIIGMWISEGFLHEISDDLEELGSKYYQELILRNLIQPKIEYIDQNFCTMHDVVRAFAQFVAREEALPAHSGQTGIISKLSARKFVRLSLDLESELSESRELDWSSLKAQKTLRTLISVGNINTKPRDSSVHFPCLRTLHTDSTNVALLVKSLDELKHLRYLSIERSDISSLPDNIGNMKFLQYISLEGCKQFVKVPRSIVKLGNLRCLVFRETCISWIPRGFSALTNLRALHGFPALVNGDWSSLEELGPLSLLRALGLKVLENVSDAATSSATKVRLGEKVHLTYLRLSCSSRLGYDGLINAGEGVSEEEHRQIEEVFDELCAPPTLDRLEILGYFGQRFPRWMMSTSASCLKSLRILMMEDLACCTEMPDGLSQLPCLQFIQILRAPSIKRVGPEFLRPCCHLSPRASQAAVVFPRLHRMELLGMVEWEEWEWEEQVQAFPVLEELLLDNCKLRRLPPGLAFQGKALKQLHMQHVHQLSFLENLVSVVDLEVHQSPDLERITNLPKLQKLVIVECPKLKVLEGVCALQRLVLEDYAMETLPEFVRGINLSHFHLDSSLALLTSIAMPGPEWDKFSHVQHVKAYADDGANNPRKWYVLYTKHPYNLETNINLSFMCTGTLSLFEDAQRFEFVLKMTRRTFSYICSLVKVQSLEDMNSYTFTDGRVLCLEDRVAIALIMLNSGEPLEAVALSVGVNESTISLVTERFIDATWEQADHHLNWPGSSEIEKVKSMFDKIHGLPNCCGIICTTHIIFGSQNCDNETNDDIIVQVVVDPDMRFNNIWLGGSDAMNQMSLLHDSEFFKECDAGALVNGSKLELSSNGSEEVEEYVIGAEGYPLRPWLLTPYKQQDMDELLDSQVEFNRRHSAALTFVLKVLARLKDTWKCLHGGMWHPEDPKELCRVIYVCIMLHNIVIDMEEAPMVRDLEVNYSKRVRRLADEDAVSVRDLLSQHFIGRSSQSQGTLYLFEDSQMFESVLKMTRRTFSYICSLVKVPSLKDMNNYTFIDGRVLCLEDRIAVALIMLNAGQTLEDVGSSVGVNKSTVSLVTERFVDAMRERARHHRTWPGSGEMEKVKSKFDKMFGLPNCCGVVHTTHIPFGSEHCDHERNEYELMQTVVDPDMRFRNIWFGLPDSMSQLSLLHDSELFMVCEKGAWLNGSKLKVSSEGSEVGEYVIGDAGYPLLPWLLTPYQQKDTDDQLDSQVEFNRRHSVAVSFALKALARLTDTWKCLHRGSLKIPCEMWKAIQACCMLHNIVIDMEEAPMARDYKVNYSEQVRGVAKEDAARARDLLSENFIRSSSESQGLSANPSGSGNEISGDQHEDSSSSIIRRQDEG; encoded by the exons ATGGCGATGGTCCTGGATGCTTTTGCATCCTACCTACAAAGCCTGCTGACAGAGATGGCGGCAGAAGAGGTGCACCTTCTGCTCGGAGTCTCCGTCGAGATCGACAAGTTGGGGGACAAACTTAAGGACCTCAAGAacttcctcgccgacgccgacagGAGGTACATCACCGACAACAGCGTGCAAGAGTGGGTAGGACTTCTCAAGCGTGCTATGTATGATGCCACGGACATCCTTGACCTATGTCAGCTCAAGGCCATGGAGCGTGAAGCATCCTCTTTAGATGCAGGGTGCTTAAATCCCTTGCTGTTCTGTATCCGGAATCCCTTCCATGCCCATGACATCGGCAGCCGCATCAAGAGGCTCAACAAGAAGCTTGACTCTATCAAAGAGCGGAGTACTGCCTTTGGCTTCATCAATCTTGGGTCTTATGAGGACCATTGCCGGAACATGCATGCCTCTAATCGTGGCAATCCTAGCCGTGAGACATCTGGGGAGCTCGACCGGTCAGGTGTGGTTGGAGAGAAGATGGAAGAAGACACAAGAGCACTGGTGGAGATCTTGTTGACCGAAAAAGAAGGGTACAACAAAATCATGGTGGTTGCCATCGTAGGCGCCGGTGGGATCGGCAAAACCACCCTTGCCAAGAAAGTCTTCAACGATGAAGCGATAAATGCCAAGTTTGACAAGGTAATCTGGTTGAGCGTCAATCAATACTTCGACAAGGTTGAGCTCCTCAGGACAGCCGTcacccttgccgggggagACCAACATAGTGAAAATGCATTAGCTGTGCTTCAGCCAGCCCTTACTGCTGCATTGACAGGGAAGAAACTCTTGCTGGTCATGGATGACGTGTGGAGCCACACGGCATGGGGCGATGTTTTTGAAACGACCTTGGCCTATGTTGCTGCTCAAGGTAGCCGAATTCTCGTCACTACTAGAGATGAAAGAGTTGCCCGTGGGATGAAAGGTTTGAGGCCGTACCACCGTGTTGACACATTGAATGATGAAGATGCCTGGTCGTTGCTCAAGAAACAG GTAGTCTCAAGTGAAAAAGATGGCCATGAGATTGACATGTTGAAGGATATTGGGTTGCAAATTGTAGTAAAATGTGGCGGTTTGCCTCTTGCTGTCAAAGTAATGGGTGGACTCTTGTGtcagaagaaaagagaacGCTCTGAGTGGGAGATGGTTCTGAATGATTCTATATGGTCAGTATCTGAAATGCCCGAAGAGCTAAACTATGCAATATATATAAGCTATGAAGATTTGCCTCCTTCCATCAAGCAGTGTTTTCTATACTACTCCCTACTCCCTAAAAATGCAGTTTTCCTCAAAAGTTGCATTATTGGAATGTGGATTAGCGAAGGATTCCTTCACGAAATCTCAGATGATTTGGAAGAATTGGGAAGCAAGTACTATCAGGAGTTGATATTGCGGAACCTTATACAGCCAAAGATAGAGTATATTGATCAAAACTTTTGCACCATGCATGATGTTGTCCGTGCATTTGCTCAGTTTGTGGCTAGAGAAGAGGCACTACCAGCTCACAGTGGGCAAACTGGTATCATTAGTAAACTTAGTGCACGGAAGTTTGTTCGGTTGTCTCTAGATCTAGAAAGCGAATTATCAGAATCACGTGAGTTAGACTGGAGTTCTTTAAAGGCACAGAAGACACTGAGAACACTAATATCAGTTGGCAATATAAATACGAAGCCTCGTGATTCGTCAGTTCATTTTCCATGCCTAAGGACCCTCCACACAGATTCTACAAATGTTGCGCTATTGGTTAAATCTTTGGATGAACTCAAGCACCTGAGGTACTTGTCGATAGAGAGGTCTGATATATCAAGTCTGCCAGATAACATTGGAAATATGAAATTCTTGCAGTACATTAGCCTTGAAGGATGCAAACAATTTGTGAAAGTTCCACGTAGCATTGTAAAGTTAGGGAATCTAAGGTGTCTTGTCTTTCGTGAAACTTGTATAAGTTGGATACCTAGGGGGTTCTCTGCTCTAACAAATTTGAGGGCACTACATGGTTTTCCTGCCCTAGTGAATGGTGATTGGTCTAGTTTGGAAGAGTTGGGCCCCCTTTCCCTGCTCAGGGCTCTTGGTCTGAAGGTACTGGAAAATGTATCAGATGCAGCTACCTCGTCTGCTACAAAGGTAAGGCTTGGTGAGAAGGTGCACCTTACCTATCTAAGACTAAGCTGCAGTAGTAGATTGGGATATGACGGGCTTATTAATGCGGGAGAAGGCGTCTCTGAGGAAGAGCATCGACAAATCGAAGAGGTGTTTGACGAACTTTGCGCTCCCCCTACCTTAGATAGGCTTGAAATCTTAGGATATTTTGGCCAACGGTTCCCAAGGTGGATGATGTCAACATCAGCATCATGTCTGAAGAGCTTGAGGATTCTAATGATGGAAGACTTGGCTTGCTGCACTGAAATGCCTGATGGCTTGTCTCAGCTCCCATGTTTGCAATTCATTCAGATCTTACGTGCTCCATCCATCAAACGTGTTGGACCTGAATTTTTGCGACCCTGCTGTCACCTCAGTCCTCGTGCTTCACAGGCGGCAGTTGTGTTTCCGAGATTACACAGGATGGAATTACTTGGAATGGTAGAATGGGAAGAGTGGGAGTGGGAGGAGCAAGTGCAAGCCTTTCCTGTGTTGGAGGAGCTTTTACTTGATAATTGCAAACTTAGACGTCTTCCTCCTGGCCTTGCTTTCCAGGGAAAGGCTTTGAAACAGTTACACATGCAACACGTACACCAGCTCAGCTTCCTTGAGAACCTTGTTTCTGTTGTCGACCTTGAAGTGCATCAAAGCCCCGACCTGGAGAGGATCACTAATCTTCCTAAACTGCAGAAGCTTGTCATCGTCGAATGCCCAAAGCTGAAGGTGTTGGAGGGTGTATGTGCACTGCAGAGGCTTGTTTTGGAAGATTATGCCATGGAAACACTTCCAGAATTCGTGCGAGGTATAAACCTAAGTCATTTCCATCTAGACTCCAGCCTTGCACTTCTCACTTCCATAGCCATGCCTGGCCCTGAGTGGGACAAGTTCAGCCACGTTCAGCATGTCAAGGCATATGCAGATGATGGTGCAAACAATCCAAGGAAATGGTATGTCTTGTATACAAAACACCCCTACAACTTGGAGACAAATATCAACCTCTCTTTCATGTGCACAG GAACCTTATCTCTTTTCGAGGACGCACAAAGATTTGAGTTCGTCCTCAAAATGACAAGAAGAACCTTCAGCTACATCTGCAGCTTGGTGAAGGTGCAATCTTTGGAAGATATGAACAGCTACACCTTTACTGATGGGAGGGTGCTGTGTTTAGAAGATCGAGTAGCCATTGCTCTGATAATGCTCAACTCTGGCGAGCCACTGGAGGCCGTAGCGTTGTCTGTTGGTGTGAACGAGTCAACCATCTCGCTGGTAACAGAGAGGTTTATTGATGCTACGTGGGAGCAAGCAGATCACCATTTGAACTGGCCAGGCTCCAGTGAAATAGAGAAGGTCAAGTCCATGTTTGACAAGATTCACGGTCTGCCAAACTGCTGCGGTATTATATGTACAACTCACATCATATTTGGATCACAAAACTGCGACAATGAGACGAATGATGATATTATAGTGCAAGTCGTTGTTGATCCAGATATGAGGTTCAACAACATTTGGTTGGGAGGGTCAGATGCCATGAACCAGATGAGCCTTTTGCACGACTCTGAGTTCTTCAAGGAGTGTGATGCAGGTGCTTTGGTAAATGGCAGCAAGCTCGAGTTGTCATCCAATGGGTCAGAAGAAGTTGAGGAATATGTAATTGGTGCTGAAGGATACCCTCTTCGTCCTTGGCTCCTCACACCTTACAAGCAGCAAGACATGGATGAACTCTTGGATTCTCAAGTGGAGTTCAACCGGAGACACTCTGCAGCTCTAACCTTTGTCCTGAAGGTGCTGGCAAGGTTGAAAGACACATGGAAGTGCCTGCATGGAGGGATGTGGCACCCAGAAGATCCGAAGGAGTTGTGTCGGGTAATCTATGTGTGCATCATGTTGCATAACATAGTGATAGACATGGAGGAGGCGCCCATGGTGAGGGATCTTGAGGTGAATTACAGCAAGCGAGTGCGCAGATTAGCAGATGAGGATGCTGTCAGTGTAAGGGATTTACTGTCGCAACATTTTATCGGAAGGTCCTCCCAGTCTCAAG GAACCTTATATCTTTTTGAGGACTCACAAATGTTTGAGTCTGTCCTCAAAATGACAAGGAGAACCTTCAGCTACATCTGCAGCTTGGTGAAAGTGCCGTCTTTGAAAGATATGAACAACTACACCTTTATTGATGGGAGGGTGCTGTGTTTAGAAGATCGAATAGCTGTTGCTCTGATAATGTTGAACGCTGGCCAGACGCTGGAGGACGTGGGATCCTCTGTTGGTGTGAACAAGTCAACCGTCTCACTGGTAACTGAGAGGTTTGTTGATGCTATGCGGGAGCGAGCAAGGCACCACAGAACGTGGCCAGGCTCTGGTGAAATGGAGAAGGTCAAATCCAAATTTGACAAGATGTTTGGTTTGCCAAACTGCTGTGGTGTTGTACATACAACTCACATCCCATTTGGATCAGAACACTGCGACCATGAGAGAAATGAATATGAGCTAATGCAAACCGTCGTCGATCCAGATATGAGGTTCAGAAACATTTGGTTCGGATTGCCAGACAGCATGAGCCAGTTGAGTCTTTTGCACGACTCTGAGCTCTTCATGGTGTGTGAAAAGGGTGCTTGGCTTAACGGAAGCAAGCTAAAGGTATCATCAGAAGGATCAGAAGTTGGGGAGTATGTAATTGGTGATGCAGGATACCCTCTTCTCCCCTGGCTCCTAACACCTTACCAGCAGAAAGACACGGATGACCAATTGGACTCACAAGTGGAGTTCAACCGGAGACACTCCGTAGCTGTAAGCTTTGCGCTGAAGGCGCTGGCAAGGTTGACAGACACATGGAAGTGCCTGCATCGAGGGAGCCTGAAAATCCCATGTGAGATGTGGAAGGCAATCCAGGCCTGCTGCATGTTACATAACATAGTGATAGACATGGAGGAGGCACCCATGGCGAGGGACTACAAGGTGAATTACAGCGAGCAAGTGCGCGGGGTAGCAAAAGAGGATGCTGCCAGGGCAAGGGATTTACTGTCAGAGAACTTCATCAGAAGCTCATCCGAATCTCAAG GCCTCTCAGCAAATCCATCCGGGTCAGGGAATGAAATCTCAGGGGATCAACATGAGGACTCATCAAGTAGCATCATCCGACGGCAAGATGAAGGGTGA
- the LOC100832361 gene encoding uncharacterized protein LOC100832361 isoform X2, giving the protein MDDVWSHTAWGDVFETTLAYVAAQGSRILVTTRDERVARGMKGLRPYHRVDTLNDEDAWSLLKKQVVSSEKDGHEIDMLKDIGLQIVVKCGGLPLAVKVMGGLLCQKKRERSEWEMVLNDSIWSVSEMPEELNYAIYISYEDLPPSIKQCFLYYSLLPKNAVFLKSCIIGMWISEGFLHEISDDLEELGSKYYQELILRNLIQPKIEYIDQNFCTMHDVVRAFAQFVAREEALPAHSGQTGIISKLSARKFVRLSLDLESELSESRELDWSSLKAQKTLRTLISVGNINTKPRDSSVHFPCLRTLHTDSTNVALLVKSLDELKHLRYLSIERSDISSLPDNIGNMKFLQYISLEGCKQFVKVPRSIVKLGNLRCLVFRETCISWIPRGFSALTNLRALHGFPALVNGDWSSLEELGPLSLLRALGLKVLENVSDAATSSATKVRLGEKVHLTYLRLSCSSRLGYDGLINAGEGVSEEEHRQIEEVFDELCAPPTLDRLEILGYFGQRFPRWMMSTSASCLKSLRILMMEDLACCTEMPDGLSQLPCLQFIQILRAPSIKRVGPEFLRPCCHLSPRASQAAVVFPRLHRMELLGMVEWEEWEWEEQVQAFPVLEELLLDNCKLRRLPPGLAFQGKALKQLHMQHVHQLSFLENLVSVVDLEVHQSPDLERITNLPKLQKLVIVECPKLKVLEGVCALQRLVLEDYAMETLPEFVRGINLSHFHLDSSLALLTSIAMPGPEWDKFSHVQHVKAYADDGANNPRKWYVLYTKHPYNLETNINLSFMCTGTLSLFEDAQRFEFVLKMTRRTFSYICSLVKVQSLEDMNSYTFTDGRVLCLEDRVAIALIMLNSGEPLEAVALSVGVNESTISLVTERFIDATWEQADHHLNWPGSSEIEKVKSMFDKIHGLPNCCGIICTTHIIFGSQNCDNETNDDIIVQVVVDPDMRFNNIWLGGSDAMNQMSLLHDSEFFKECDAGALVNGSKLELSSNGSEEVEEYVIGAEGYPLRPWLLTPYKQQDMDELLDSQVEFNRRHSAALTFVLKVLARLKDTWKCLHGGMWHPEDPKELCRVIYVCIMLHNIVIDMEEAPMVRDLEVNYSKRVRRLADEDAVSVRDLLSQHFIGRSSQSQGTLYLFEDSQMFESVLKMTRRTFSYICSLVKVPSLKDMNNYTFIDGRVLCLEDRIAVALIMLNAGQTLEDVGSSVGVNKSTVSLVTERFVDAMRERARHHRTWPGSGEMEKVKSKFDKMFGLPNCCGVVHTTHIPFGSEHCDHERNEYELMQTVVDPDMRFRNIWFGLPDSMSQLSLLHDSELFMVCEKGAWLNGSKLKVSSEGSEVGEYVIGDAGYPLLPWLLTPYQQKDTDDQLDSQVEFNRRHSVAVSFALKALARLTDTWKCLHRGSLKIPCEMWKAIQACCMLHNIVIDMEEAPMARDYKVNYSEQVRGVAKEDAARARDLLSENFIRSSSESQGLSANPSGSGNEISGDQHEDSSSSIIRRQDEG; this is encoded by the exons ATGGATGACGTGTGGAGCCACACGGCATGGGGCGATGTTTTTGAAACGACCTTGGCCTATGTTGCTGCTCAAGGTAGCCGAATTCTCGTCACTACTAGAGATGAAAGAGTTGCCCGTGGGATGAAAGGTTTGAGGCCGTACCACCGTGTTGACACATTGAATGATGAAGATGCCTGGTCGTTGCTCAAGAAACAG GTAGTCTCAAGTGAAAAAGATGGCCATGAGATTGACATGTTGAAGGATATTGGGTTGCAAATTGTAGTAAAATGTGGCGGTTTGCCTCTTGCTGTCAAAGTAATGGGTGGACTCTTGTGtcagaagaaaagagaacGCTCTGAGTGGGAGATGGTTCTGAATGATTCTATATGGTCAGTATCTGAAATGCCCGAAGAGCTAAACTATGCAATATATATAAGCTATGAAGATTTGCCTCCTTCCATCAAGCAGTGTTTTCTATACTACTCCCTACTCCCTAAAAATGCAGTTTTCCTCAAAAGTTGCATTATTGGAATGTGGATTAGCGAAGGATTCCTTCACGAAATCTCAGATGATTTGGAAGAATTGGGAAGCAAGTACTATCAGGAGTTGATATTGCGGAACCTTATACAGCCAAAGATAGAGTATATTGATCAAAACTTTTGCACCATGCATGATGTTGTCCGTGCATTTGCTCAGTTTGTGGCTAGAGAAGAGGCACTACCAGCTCACAGTGGGCAAACTGGTATCATTAGTAAACTTAGTGCACGGAAGTTTGTTCGGTTGTCTCTAGATCTAGAAAGCGAATTATCAGAATCACGTGAGTTAGACTGGAGTTCTTTAAAGGCACAGAAGACACTGAGAACACTAATATCAGTTGGCAATATAAATACGAAGCCTCGTGATTCGTCAGTTCATTTTCCATGCCTAAGGACCCTCCACACAGATTCTACAAATGTTGCGCTATTGGTTAAATCTTTGGATGAACTCAAGCACCTGAGGTACTTGTCGATAGAGAGGTCTGATATATCAAGTCTGCCAGATAACATTGGAAATATGAAATTCTTGCAGTACATTAGCCTTGAAGGATGCAAACAATTTGTGAAAGTTCCACGTAGCATTGTAAAGTTAGGGAATCTAAGGTGTCTTGTCTTTCGTGAAACTTGTATAAGTTGGATACCTAGGGGGTTCTCTGCTCTAACAAATTTGAGGGCACTACATGGTTTTCCTGCCCTAGTGAATGGTGATTGGTCTAGTTTGGAAGAGTTGGGCCCCCTTTCCCTGCTCAGGGCTCTTGGTCTGAAGGTACTGGAAAATGTATCAGATGCAGCTACCTCGTCTGCTACAAAGGTAAGGCTTGGTGAGAAGGTGCACCTTACCTATCTAAGACTAAGCTGCAGTAGTAGATTGGGATATGACGGGCTTATTAATGCGGGAGAAGGCGTCTCTGAGGAAGAGCATCGACAAATCGAAGAGGTGTTTGACGAACTTTGCGCTCCCCCTACCTTAGATAGGCTTGAAATCTTAGGATATTTTGGCCAACGGTTCCCAAGGTGGATGATGTCAACATCAGCATCATGTCTGAAGAGCTTGAGGATTCTAATGATGGAAGACTTGGCTTGCTGCACTGAAATGCCTGATGGCTTGTCTCAGCTCCCATGTTTGCAATTCATTCAGATCTTACGTGCTCCATCCATCAAACGTGTTGGACCTGAATTTTTGCGACCCTGCTGTCACCTCAGTCCTCGTGCTTCACAGGCGGCAGTTGTGTTTCCGAGATTACACAGGATGGAATTACTTGGAATGGTAGAATGGGAAGAGTGGGAGTGGGAGGAGCAAGTGCAAGCCTTTCCTGTGTTGGAGGAGCTTTTACTTGATAATTGCAAACTTAGACGTCTTCCTCCTGGCCTTGCTTTCCAGGGAAAGGCTTTGAAACAGTTACACATGCAACACGTACACCAGCTCAGCTTCCTTGAGAACCTTGTTTCTGTTGTCGACCTTGAAGTGCATCAAAGCCCCGACCTGGAGAGGATCACTAATCTTCCTAAACTGCAGAAGCTTGTCATCGTCGAATGCCCAAAGCTGAAGGTGTTGGAGGGTGTATGTGCACTGCAGAGGCTTGTTTTGGAAGATTATGCCATGGAAACACTTCCAGAATTCGTGCGAGGTATAAACCTAAGTCATTTCCATCTAGACTCCAGCCTTGCACTTCTCACTTCCATAGCCATGCCTGGCCCTGAGTGGGACAAGTTCAGCCACGTTCAGCATGTCAAGGCATATGCAGATGATGGTGCAAACAATCCAAGGAAATGGTATGTCTTGTATACAAAACACCCCTACAACTTGGAGACAAATATCAACCTCTCTTTCATGTGCACAG GAACCTTATCTCTTTTCGAGGACGCACAAAGATTTGAGTTCGTCCTCAAAATGACAAGAAGAACCTTCAGCTACATCTGCAGCTTGGTGAAGGTGCAATCTTTGGAAGATATGAACAGCTACACCTTTACTGATGGGAGGGTGCTGTGTTTAGAAGATCGAGTAGCCATTGCTCTGATAATGCTCAACTCTGGCGAGCCACTGGAGGCCGTAGCGTTGTCTGTTGGTGTGAACGAGTCAACCATCTCGCTGGTAACAGAGAGGTTTATTGATGCTACGTGGGAGCAAGCAGATCACCATTTGAACTGGCCAGGCTCCAGTGAAATAGAGAAGGTCAAGTCCATGTTTGACAAGATTCACGGTCTGCCAAACTGCTGCGGTATTATATGTACAACTCACATCATATTTGGATCACAAAACTGCGACAATGAGACGAATGATGATATTATAGTGCAAGTCGTTGTTGATCCAGATATGAGGTTCAACAACATTTGGTTGGGAGGGTCAGATGCCATGAACCAGATGAGCCTTTTGCACGACTCTGAGTTCTTCAAGGAGTGTGATGCAGGTGCTTTGGTAAATGGCAGCAAGCTCGAGTTGTCATCCAATGGGTCAGAAGAAGTTGAGGAATATGTAATTGGTGCTGAAGGATACCCTCTTCGTCCTTGGCTCCTCACACCTTACAAGCAGCAAGACATGGATGAACTCTTGGATTCTCAAGTGGAGTTCAACCGGAGACACTCTGCAGCTCTAACCTTTGTCCTGAAGGTGCTGGCAAGGTTGAAAGACACATGGAAGTGCCTGCATGGAGGGATGTGGCACCCAGAAGATCCGAAGGAGTTGTGTCGGGTAATCTATGTGTGCATCATGTTGCATAACATAGTGATAGACATGGAGGAGGCGCCCATGGTGAGGGATCTTGAGGTGAATTACAGCAAGCGAGTGCGCAGATTAGCAGATGAGGATGCTGTCAGTGTAAGGGATTTACTGTCGCAACATTTTATCGGAAGGTCCTCCCAGTCTCAAG GAACCTTATATCTTTTTGAGGACTCACAAATGTTTGAGTCTGTCCTCAAAATGACAAGGAGAACCTTCAGCTACATCTGCAGCTTGGTGAAAGTGCCGTCTTTGAAAGATATGAACAACTACACCTTTATTGATGGGAGGGTGCTGTGTTTAGAAGATCGAATAGCTGTTGCTCTGATAATGTTGAACGCTGGCCAGACGCTGGAGGACGTGGGATCCTCTGTTGGTGTGAACAAGTCAACCGTCTCACTGGTAACTGAGAGGTTTGTTGATGCTATGCGGGAGCGAGCAAGGCACCACAGAACGTGGCCAGGCTCTGGTGAAATGGAGAAGGTCAAATCCAAATTTGACAAGATGTTTGGTTTGCCAAACTGCTGTGGTGTTGTACATACAACTCACATCCCATTTGGATCAGAACACTGCGACCATGAGAGAAATGAATATGAGCTAATGCAAACCGTCGTCGATCCAGATATGAGGTTCAGAAACATTTGGTTCGGATTGCCAGACAGCATGAGCCAGTTGAGTCTTTTGCACGACTCTGAGCTCTTCATGGTGTGTGAAAAGGGTGCTTGGCTTAACGGAAGCAAGCTAAAGGTATCATCAGAAGGATCAGAAGTTGGGGAGTATGTAATTGGTGATGCAGGATACCCTCTTCTCCCCTGGCTCCTAACACCTTACCAGCAGAAAGACACGGATGACCAATTGGACTCACAAGTGGAGTTCAACCGGAGACACTCCGTAGCTGTAAGCTTTGCGCTGAAGGCGCTGGCAAGGTTGACAGACACATGGAAGTGCCTGCATCGAGGGAGCCTGAAAATCCCATGTGAGATGTGGAAGGCAATCCAGGCCTGCTGCATGTTACATAACATAGTGATAGACATGGAGGAGGCACCCATGGCGAGGGACTACAAGGTGAATTACAGCGAGCAAGTGCGCGGGGTAGCAAAAGAGGATGCTGCCAGGGCAAGGGATTTACTGTCAGAGAACTTCATCAGAAGCTCATCCGAATCTCAAG GCCTCTCAGCAAATCCATCCGGGTCAGGGAATGAAATCTCAGGGGATCAACATGAGGACTCATCAAGTAGCATCATCCGACGGCAAGATGAAGGGTGA